A window from Carassius auratus strain Wakin chromosome 48, ASM336829v1, whole genome shotgun sequence encodes these proteins:
- the LOC113065457 gene encoding rho-related GTP-binding protein Rho6-like, translated as MKERRNAQPLVVRCKLVLVGDVQCGKTAMLQVLAKDCYPETYVPTVFENYTACLELDDQRVELSLWDTSGSPYYDNVRPLCYSDSDAVLLCFDISRPDIFDSGLKKWRAEIIDFCPSTRILLVGCKTDLRTDVCTLMELSNQKQTPITHEQGSAMAKQLGAEAYLECSAFTSEKSIHSVFRTAALACINKLQPLAKPSPTRRLSKRLLHLPSKTELLSSTFKKEKAKSCSVM; from the exons ATGAAAGAGAGAAGAAACGCACAGCCATTGGTGGTCAGATGTAAGCTGGTGCTGGTTGGGGATGTTCAATGCGGGAAAACTGCGATGTTACAGGTTTTGGCTAAGGATTGTTATCCAGAG ACGTACGTGCCCACAGTATTCGAGAACTACACAGCCTGTCTGGAGCTCGATGACCAGCGCGTTGAACTGAGTTTATGGGACACGTCAG GATCTCCATACTATGATAATGTGAGACCCCTCTGCTACAGTGACTCTGATGCAGTGCTCCTTTGTTTTGACATCAGTCGTCCAGATATCTTTGACAGTGGACTTAAGAAG TGGAGGGCTGAGATCATCGACTTTTGCCCCAGTACTCGTATTCTCCTTGTTGGCTGCAAGACAGACCTTCGGACGGATGTATGCACGCTGATGGAGCTGTCCAATCAGAAACAAACACCCATCACTCATGAGCAG GGCTCTGCCATGGCCAAACAGTTGGGTGCTGAGGCTTATCTGGAGTGTTCGGCCTTCACCTCTGAGAAGAGCATCCACAGCGTGTTCCGCACAGCTGCGCTGGCTTGCATCAACAAGCTACAGCCGCTCGCCAAACCCAGCCCGACCCGCCGGCTGTCCAAACGCCTGCTCCACCTGCCCAGCAAGACTGAGCTCCTCTCCTCCACCTTCAAGAAGGAGAAGGCCAAGAGTTGCTCTGTAATGTGA